A window of the Hevea brasiliensis isolate MT/VB/25A 57/8 chromosome 6, ASM3005281v1, whole genome shotgun sequence genome harbors these coding sequences:
- the LOC110642398 gene encoding PRA1 family protein F2 produces the protein MASNGAIQRPSATTRSASMVDPGEPISSTIGTNWNDFKFAEFKLVCPFKIPSSPEAAILRIIRNLNHFALYYTHFVWIILFISLIPKRKVSLILLVIMTYVGSLFLLLLRAVPSSNIVHKILDKRVVLSVIVVASMVELVLTHAGIHLLVSLAGSLPVVLVHAVLWVREDFSVEEKSSGGVGVGPSGELLPLVQDSSAGV, from the coding sequence ATGGCTAGCAATGGAGCAATTCAGAGGCCAAGCGCCACTACAAGATCTGCCTCGATGGTTGATCCCGGTGAGCCGATATCTTCAACAATCGGAACAAACTGGAACGACTTCAAGTTTGCAGAATTCAAACTGGTATGTCCCTTCAAAATCCCTTCAAGCCCAGAAGCAGCTATTCTAAGAATCATCAGAAACCTGAACCATTTTGCACTATATTACACTCATTTTGTTTGGATTATACTGTTTATTAGCCTAATTCCAAAGAGAAAAGTATCTCTGATATTACTGGTGATCATGACCTATGTGGGATCTCTGTTCCTGTTATTGTTACGTGCGGTACCAAGTTCTAACATTGTTCATAAGATTTTGGACAAAAGAGTGGTGCTTTCTGTGATAGTTGTTGCGTCTATGGTTGAGCTCGTCCTTACCCATGCTGGTATTCATCTTCTTGTATCGTTAGCGGGTTCTTTGCCTGTGGTTTTGGTTCATGCTGTTTTGTGGGTTAGAGAGGATTTCTCTGTTGAGGAGAAGAGCTCTGGTGGTGTTGGTGTTGGTCCTTCAGGGGAGTTGCTTCCTCTTGTGCAGGATTCATCGGCTGGGgtgtga